From a region of the Gemmatimonadota bacterium genome:
- a CDS encoding RagB/SusD family nutrient uptake outer membrane protein, whose amino-acid sequence MSAPMSCFHRTTGGLALVVAAAGPLTGCGSLLDVELPTRVPAETLDNPQLAATIVAGAVGDFECALTNYITATGLLGDELVESTGWIAVFTWDQRRIFSDNGNLASGTCTDLGFGLFTPLQTARFQADNALERITAFPDASVPNKPVLLATAAAYAGYAYTLLGEAFCEMTVDAGPLLLPPAVLGTAETRFTTAIGLATTANNTDILNMARVGRARVRLNLGKKAEAAADARAVPAGYSKTASRSTANERRWNRTYAEGQRNFYISVDPRYRDLRVGAVADPRVSTVDAGRNGHDGVSRVWFQRKYLSESAPVPIATWREAQLIIAEAEGGQSAVEAINRLRTLASLPQFSSTDPVEITGQVREERRRELFLEGQRLNDLLRFNLPFDTGVNPKGVAYGDTKCLPLPDAERLNNPNTNK is encoded by the coding sequence ATGTCCGCACCCATGAGCTGTTTCCACCGCACGACCGGTGGGCTGGCCCTGGTCGTCGCCGCGGCCGGCCCGCTGACCGGCTGCGGCAGCCTGCTCGACGTCGAGTTGCCGACCCGAGTCCCCGCCGAAACCCTCGATAACCCGCAGCTCGCGGCGACGATCGTCGCCGGCGCCGTTGGGGATTTCGAGTGCGCCCTCACCAACTACATCACCGCCACCGGCCTCCTGGGCGACGAACTGGTCGAGTCGACCGGGTGGATCGCGGTGTTCACGTGGGACCAGCGGCGGATCTTCTCCGACAACGGCAACCTGGCGAGCGGCACCTGTACCGACCTCGGCTTCGGCCTCTTCACCCCGCTCCAGACGGCCCGGTTCCAAGCCGACAATGCCCTCGAGCGGATCACCGCCTTTCCCGACGCCAGCGTGCCGAACAAACCGGTGTTGCTCGCCACGGCGGCGGCCTACGCCGGGTACGCCTACACCCTGCTCGGCGAGGCGTTCTGCGAAATGACGGTCGATGCCGGGCCATTGCTGTTGCCCCCCGCCGTCCTCGGGACCGCGGAAACCCGGTTTACGACGGCGATCGGTCTGGCCACCACCGCCAACAACACCGATATCCTGAACATGGCCCGGGTGGGCCGGGCCCGGGTCCGGCTCAATCTCGGGAAGAAGGCCGAGGCCGCTGCCGACGCCCGGGCGGTTCCCGCCGGCTACTCCAAGACCGCCAGCCGATCCACCGCCAATGAGCGGCGCTGGAACCGGACCTACGCGGAAGGCCAGCGCAACTTCTACATCTCGGTTGATCCTCGGTATCGCGACCTCAGGGTCGGGGCGGTCGCCGACCCGAGAGTGAGCACCGTCGATGCGGGACGGAACGGGCACGATGGCGTCAGCCGGGTGTGGTTCCAGCGGAAGTACCTCAGCGAGTCAGCTCCGGTGCCGATCGCGACGTGGCGCGAGGCCCAACTGATCATTGCCGAGGCCGAGGGCGGCCAGAGCGCGGTCGAGGCCATCAACCGGCTCCGAACCCTCGCCAGCCTGCCCCAGTTCAGCAGTACCGATCCGGTCGAGATTACCGGGCAGGTTCGGGAAGAACGGCGCCGCGAGTTGTTTCTCGAAGGGCAGCGGCTGAACGACCTGCTCCGGTTCAATCTCCCGTTCGACACCGGCGTCAATCCCAAAGGCGTCGCCTACGGCGATACCAAGTGCTTGCCGCTGCCGGACGCCGAGCGGCTCAACAACCCGAACACCAACAAATGA
- a CDS encoding class A beta-lactamase-related serine hydrolase yields the protein MRCHAESFVWLLLAGTALQAQTPPAVRVDEIFQRWNRTDGPGAQVAVIRNGEIVLSRSYGMADLDGARAVGPHTTFDMASVSKQFTGFAIALLAEEGRLDLGDDVRKYLPELPVFSRPVTLRHLVHHTSGVRDWVELLYLSGFQFDDVWEVPEILTLARSQKRLNFDPGSEELYSNTGYNLLAETVARVSGIRFAEFLRTRVFEPLGMRDTHVHDDHTMITANWAASYQPREGGGYRVLGNHTAAVGSSSVISTAEDIARWLANLSTGQVGGGAVRNRIRERGVLNSGDTISYAFGVQVDRVGSHVMLSHGGSWRGFRSQVMYLPELELGVAVVGNTTEFTSASHARQVLALFLPPGTLPEANAGAGAPARDSTAAVPASTNRVEDFRGRFKSSELFDVTHDLRPADDGTLRWCIRRHGEAILRPVGRDRFRTMGVRGMLTFRFQRDRAGRVSGFALDGARFRGVEFQRDSASVGVSWCDLGRGTMR from the coding sequence ATGCGATGCCATGCTGAATCGTTCGTCTGGTTGCTGCTGGCTGGAACGGCCCTCCAGGCACAGACGCCCCCCGCGGTCCGGGTCGACGAGATCTTCCAACGGTGGAACCGGACCGACGGACCCGGCGCCCAGGTTGCCGTGATCCGGAACGGCGAGATCGTGCTCTCCCGGAGCTACGGCATGGCCGACCTCGACGGCGCCCGGGCCGTTGGCCCGCACACGACCTTCGACATGGCGTCGGTTTCGAAGCAGTTCACCGGCTTCGCGATTGCCCTGCTCGCCGAGGAGGGCCGGCTCGATCTCGGCGACGACGTGCGGAAGTACCTTCCCGAGCTCCCGGTCTTCTCCCGGCCCGTGACCCTCCGTCACCTGGTGCACCACACCAGCGGCGTGCGCGACTGGGTCGAGTTGCTCTACCTCTCCGGGTTCCAGTTCGACGATGTCTGGGAGGTCCCCGAGATCCTCACCCTCGCCCGGAGCCAGAAGCGGCTCAACTTCGACCCCGGCAGCGAAGAGCTGTACTCCAACACCGGCTACAACCTCCTGGCCGAGACCGTGGCCCGGGTGAGCGGGATCCGGTTCGCGGAGTTCCTTCGGACCCGGGTGTTCGAACCCCTCGGCATGCGCGACACCCACGTGCACGACGACCATACCATGATTACGGCCAACTGGGCCGCCTCGTACCAGCCCCGGGAGGGCGGGGGCTACCGGGTGCTCGGCAACCACACCGCGGCAGTGGGATCGTCCTCCGTCATCTCAACCGCTGAGGACATTGCCCGGTGGCTTGCCAACCTTTCCACTGGTCAAGTCGGCGGGGGGGCGGTGCGCAACCGGATCCGGGAACGCGGCGTCCTGAACAGCGGCGATACCATCTCCTATGCGTTTGGCGTCCAGGTCGATCGAGTGGGGAGCCACGTGATGCTGAGCCATGGCGGAAGCTGGCGAGGGTTCCGGAGTCAGGTGATGTACCTGCCCGAACTGGAGCTCGGGGTGGCCGTCGTGGGCAACACCACCGAGTTCACCAGCGCCTCCCATGCCCGGCAGGTGCTGGCGCTCTTCCTGCCCCCGGGCACCCTTCCCGAGGCGAACGCCGGAGCCGGCGCACCGGCAAGGGATAGCACCGCGGCGGTTCCCGCGTCCACCAACCGGGTGGAGGATTTTCGAGGCCGGTTCAAGAGTTCCGAACTGTTCGACGTGACCCACGATCTCCGTCCCGCGGACGACGGCACGCTGCGCTGGTGCATCCGGCGGCACGGCGAGGCGATTCTCCGCCCGGTGGGTCGGGATCGGTTTCGGACGATGGGCGTCCGGGGGATGCTGACGTTCCGGTTCCAGCGAGATCGGGCGGGTCGGGTGAGCGGGTTCGCGCTCGATGGGGCCCGGTTCCGGGGGGTCGAGTTCCAGCGGGACTCAGCGTCCGTCGGGGTGTCGTGGTGCGATTTGGGGCGGGGGACGATGCGCTGA
- a CDS encoding SusC/RagA family TonB-linked outer membrane protein — protein sequence MPVRQALSVSAALPHEIRLRRLTMRFVTSLGLAVLSILAPRPAMAQEGTVAGTVISGRTQEPVAGARVIVSGTPTVATTDVRGRFRLTSLPGTEVVLDIRVIGFRRMTVTARVGDQNVRVVIEEQAVTLDEMVVTGTAGAVEKRTVGNAVGQVQASFINERAPVTNVQQLLNSRVAGVVILPGSGNLGTGGVTRIRGVASLSLSNEPLLYIDGVRVNNDPAAGPNIRQGRQVSRINDINPEDIESIEVIKGPAAATLYGTEASSGVIQIITKRGVTGRPSVELTAKQGGTWLADAASKVPTVFSRNASGTIESVNLLESELAAGRPIFQTGRSQSYGASVRGGTDQIRYFLSGDYDRGEGVVDYNTLNKANTRANLNLTPSAKLDFSANIGFTTSRTRFAQAAAGWGIWDQLVWGAPSRLATRTRGFLRATPEAASEIESLAKVDRFIAGVQSTWRPLGWLSHRFSAGADVTDETNSILFPRHPDGSAYFFGALSLGQKTVERRRVHYYSLDYSANAELKLTSNIRSTTSAGVQYYTKRFETVSVQGSQFPAPPVTTVGGAAVTTGSEDIIENKTFGLFVQQQFGYKNRLFVTGALRGDDNSAFGQNYDFVVYPKVSASWVVSEEPFWRFKPVSTMKLRAAYGRAGQQPDVFAARRLYQPTTGPGDVSVLTPQAVGNPDLKPEQGQEIEVGFDAGLWNDRIGIGFTYFRQRRTDGIVLKRVPPSTGFPGFQFVNVGEVKNSGVEFELNTQVLTSRRFGWDLGFKVSTATNEVVSLGGVPPIVFGAQQQREGYPIGSFFERRIISADIDGAGQAINILCDPGPAGGAGVACATAPRVFYGRPTPKWEGAVSSTFTILGGLQIYGLVDFMGGFLIEHGDIEAMHTAFRNSKAIVDRKDPILLAYDRLGIAAPVGFFDAGFAKLREVSATYTLPAKLSRSFRVSRAAINIAARNVAYLWRAQREIYGEPIPDPEIRTPGAELSAYVQTVLPPFAQLITTIRLTF from the coding sequence ATGCCCGTTCGTCAGGCTCTCTCTGTCTCCGCAGCACTCCCCCATGAGATCCGACTCAGGAGGTTGACGATGCGTTTCGTCACGTCGCTCGGCTTGGCCGTGCTCTCCATCCTCGCGCCGAGGCCAGCCATGGCCCAGGAAGGAACCGTGGCCGGCACGGTCATTTCCGGCCGGACCCAGGAGCCGGTCGCCGGCGCCCGGGTCATCGTGAGCGGGACGCCGACCGTCGCCACGACGGATGTTCGGGGCCGGTTTCGGCTGACCTCGCTCCCCGGAACGGAGGTGGTGCTCGACATCCGGGTCATTGGATTCCGGCGGATGACGGTCACAGCCCGGGTCGGCGACCAGAACGTCCGGGTTGTGATCGAGGAGCAGGCCGTCACCCTCGACGAGATGGTGGTGACCGGCACGGCGGGCGCCGTCGAAAAGCGAACGGTTGGCAACGCCGTTGGTCAAGTGCAGGCCAGTTTCATCAACGAGCGGGCTCCGGTCACCAACGTCCAGCAGCTCCTCAATTCCCGCGTGGCCGGAGTGGTCATCCTCCCGGGCTCGGGTAACCTCGGCACCGGCGGTGTGACCAGAATCCGCGGCGTCGCGAGCCTCTCGTTGTCGAACGAGCCGCTGCTCTACATCGATGGGGTGCGGGTCAACAACGACCCGGCGGCGGGGCCGAACATTCGCCAAGGCCGCCAAGTGTCCCGGATCAACGACATCAACCCCGAGGACATCGAGAGCATCGAGGTCATCAAGGGCCCGGCGGCCGCGACCCTCTACGGGACCGAAGCCTCGAGCGGAGTGATCCAGATCATCACCAAGCGCGGGGTGACCGGCCGCCCCTCGGTCGAACTCACGGCCAAGCAGGGTGGCACCTGGCTGGCCGACGCCGCTTCCAAGGTCCCGACTGTCTTCAGCCGGAACGCCTCCGGCACGATCGAGAGCGTCAATCTGCTGGAGAGCGAGCTCGCCGCGGGACGGCCGATCTTCCAGACCGGGCGGAGTCAGTCCTATGGAGCGAGCGTTCGCGGCGGCACCGATCAGATCCGCTACTTCCTCTCGGGCGACTACGACCGGGGCGAAGGCGTGGTGGACTACAACACGCTCAACAAGGCCAACACCCGGGCCAATCTGAACTTGACGCCGAGCGCCAAGCTCGATTTCTCGGCCAATATCGGCTTCACCACCAGCCGGACCCGGTTTGCCCAGGCCGCGGCCGGTTGGGGAATCTGGGACCAGTTGGTCTGGGGCGCGCCCTCGCGGCTGGCGACCCGAACCCGCGGTTTCCTCCGGGCCACGCCCGAGGCCGCTTCGGAGATCGAGTCATTGGCAAAGGTCGATCGCTTCATCGCAGGGGTTCAGTCGACCTGGCGCCCGCTCGGCTGGCTCTCCCACCGGTTCAGCGCCGGCGCCGACGTGACCGACGAGACCAACTCGATTCTCTTTCCCAGGCATCCCGACGGCTCGGCCTACTTCTTCGGGGCCCTGAGCCTGGGCCAGAAGACGGTCGAGCGGCGCCGAGTCCATTACTACTCGCTCGACTACTCGGCCAACGCCGAACTCAAACTGACGTCGAACATCCGGTCGACGACGTCGGCCGGGGTTCAGTACTATACCAAGCGCTTCGAGACGGTCTCGGTCCAGGGCTCGCAGTTCCCGGCCCCTCCGGTCACCACGGTCGGCGGCGCGGCGGTCACGACCGGCTCGGAAGACATCATCGAGAACAAGACCTTCGGGCTGTTCGTGCAACAGCAGTTCGGCTACAAGAACCGGCTCTTCGTCACCGGGGCCTTGCGGGGCGACGACAACAGCGCTTTCGGACAGAATTACGACTTCGTCGTCTACCCGAAGGTGAGCGCGAGCTGGGTGGTGAGCGAGGAGCCGTTCTGGCGTTTCAAACCGGTGTCGACGATGAAGCTGCGGGCCGCGTATGGCCGGGCCGGCCAGCAGCCCGATGTCTTCGCCGCGAGACGGCTCTATCAGCCCACCACCGGCCCGGGCGACGTCTCGGTGCTCACCCCGCAGGCGGTCGGCAATCCGGACTTGAAGCCCGAGCAGGGCCAGGAGATCGAGGTCGGGTTCGACGCGGGGCTTTGGAATGACCGGATCGGGATCGGCTTCACCTACTTCCGGCAGCGGCGGACCGACGGGATCGTCCTGAAGCGGGTTCCCCCGTCGACCGGATTCCCCGGCTTCCAGTTCGTGAACGTGGGCGAGGTCAAGAACAGCGGGGTCGAGTTCGAGTTGAACACCCAGGTGCTGACGAGCCGCCGGTTCGGTTGGGATCTCGGCTTCAAGGTCTCGACCGCCACGAATGAGGTGGTGAGCCTTGGTGGAGTGCCGCCGATCGTGTTCGGGGCCCAGCAGCAACGAGAGGGATACCCGATCGGGTCGTTCTTCGAGCGGCGGATCATCAGCGCCGACATCGATGGCGCCGGCCAGGCCATCAATATTCTCTGCGATCCGGGCCCCGCCGGGGGCGCCGGCGTTGCCTGCGCCACCGCCCCCAGAGTGTTTTACGGGAGGCCGACGCCCAAGTGGGAGGGCGCCGTCTCGTCGACCTTTACGATTCTCGGGGGTCTCCAGATATACGGACTGGTCGATTTCATGGGCGGATTCCTGATCGAGCACGGCGACATCGAGGCGATGCACACCGCCTTCCGAAACTCGAAGGCAATCGTCGACCGGAAGGACCCCATTCTTCTGGCGTACGACCGGCTCGGAATCGCGGCGCCGGTCGGCTTCTTCGATGCCGGGTTCGCCAAGCTTCGGGAGGTGTCGGCCACCTATACGCTCCCGGCTAAGCTGTCCCGTTCGTTCCGGGTTTCGCGGGCCGCGATCAATATCGCGGCGCGCAATGTGGCCTACCTGTGGCGGGCCCAGCGGGAGATCTACGGGGAACCGATTCCCGACCCGGAAATCCGAACCCCGGGGGCCGAACTGTCGGCCTACGTCCAGACGGTGCTGCCGCCGTTTGCCCAGTTGATCACCACTATCCGTCTCACCTTCTAG